A stretch of Orientia tsutsugamushi DNA encodes these proteins:
- a CDS encoding S49 family peptidase codes for MEIISKNHTNSLDKAILRQPASKIDKLLSCLHCGLLNNKSVVSVIHLTGIIGKVGSFKSGLTLHTLNSVIEKAFSFKKLTAVCLVVNSPGGSPVQSELIASRILQLSNQKNVPVYSFVEDVAASGGYWLACAGKKIYASKSSIIGSIGVIYMGFGLHEAIGKLGIKRRVYTSGNNKSILDPFMPEKDSDIKIIQNLQKKIHNHFISYIKSRRGDKITQEDKVIYNGEFWSGEQALEYGLIDGINDMYSFLNTKYGDSIKIEYVSTKQSWIKRKLGLIIDVGADSLVQKTLKAIEYNASTNKYDLH; via the coding sequence ATGGAAATTATTAGTAAAAATCATACTAATTCTTTAGATAAGGCAATATTGCGACAACCAGCTAGTAAAATTGACAAATTATTATCTTGCTTACATTGCGGTTTGTTGAATAACAAGAGTGTGGTATCAGTTATTCACTTAACTGGTATTATTGGTAAGGTTGGTAGTTTTAAGTCTGGGCTTACTTTACATACATTAAATTCTGTAATAGAAAAAGCTTTTTCATTTAAGAAATTAACCGCTGTATGCTTGGTAGTAAATTCTCCTGGTGGTTCTCCTGTACAATCAGAATTAATAGCAAGCAGGATTCTTCAGCTATCAAATCAAAAAAATGTGCCTGTATATAGCTTTGTTGAGGATGTCGCAGCATCAGGAGGATATTGGTTAGCTTGTGCAGGCAAAAAGATTTATGCTTCTAAAAGTTCAATCATTGGCAGCATAGGTGTTATTTATATGGGATTTGGTCTGCATGAAGCAATAGGCAAGCTTGGCATTAAGCGAAGAGTTTATACTTCTGGAAATAATAAATCTATATTAGATCCATTTATGCCAGAAAAAGATAGTGATATAAAAATCATTCAAAACTTGCAGAAAAAGATACATAATCATTTTATCAGTTATATTAAATCAAGGCGAGGAGATAAAATTACTCAAGAAGATAAAGTTATTTATAATGGTGAGTTTTGGTCTGGAGAGCAAGCTTTAGAATATGGATTAATAGATGGCATAAACGATATGTATAGCTTTCTAAATACCAAATATGGTGATTCTATTAAAATAGAGTATGTATCTACTAAGCAAAGTTGGATCAAACGCAAGTTAGGTTTGATAATAGATGTTGGAGCTGATAGTCTTGTTCAAAAAACATTAAAAGCTATTGAATATAATGCATCTACTAATAAGTATGACTTACATTAA
- the tyrS gene encoding tyrosine--tRNA ligase encodes MHFINEFINRGYFYQSTDLTRLTQISNSQIVAYIGFDCTAQSLHVGNLMQIMILRLLQQCGHKSIVVIGGATTKIGDPSGKDKLRRIITNDEIQQNISGIKKSLKKFIKFDETKNDVLLLNNQEWLDSINYINFLRDYGRAFSVNKMLTMNSVKSRLERHTPLSFLEFNYMLLQAYDFYYLNKYYNCNLQIGGSDQWGNITMGVDLVKKLSNNEVFGLTTPLITNSSGEKMGKTVNGAVWLNEDMCSPYNYFQYWRNIEDNDVIRFAKLYGEFSEVELSKLTELFFNNINEAKKQIAYKITLLCHGRDEANKALNTAIQIFEHKKADDENLPTFTIKNCNNLKVGIPITELLVTIGLAKTKSEGKRLIQGNGIRINNIKVNNINLVVQLHDFIDQVITVSLGKKCHILVKIAK; translated from the coding sequence ATGCATTTTATAAACGAATTCATTAATCGAGGTTATTTTTATCAATCTACTGACCTTACAAGGCTAACACAAATTAGTAATAGCCAGATAGTAGCTTATATTGGTTTTGACTGTACAGCTCAGTCTTTGCACGTTGGAAATCTTATGCAGATAATGATATTAAGGCTATTACAGCAATGCGGCCATAAGTCTATAGTTGTTATTGGAGGAGCTACTACTAAAATTGGTGATCCATCTGGAAAAGATAAACTGCGCAGAATTATAACTAATGATGAAATACAGCAAAATATATCTGGAATTAAAAAATCACTAAAAAAATTTATTAAATTTGATGAAACGAAAAATGACGTATTACTATTAAACAATCAGGAATGGCTAGATTCTATCAACTATATTAATTTTCTTCGGGACTATGGTAGAGCATTTTCAGTAAACAAGATGTTAACCATGAATTCTGTTAAATCAAGGCTAGAGCGGCACACTCCTTTAAGCTTTTTAGAATTTAACTATATGCTGTTACAAGCATATGATTTTTACTATCTAAATAAATATTACAACTGCAATCTTCAAATTGGAGGTAGTGACCAATGGGGCAATATCACTATGGGCGTAGATTTAGTTAAAAAATTAAGTAATAATGAAGTATTTGGCTTAACAACTCCATTAATCACAAACTCATCTGGAGAAAAAATGGGAAAAACAGTTAATGGGGCTGTTTGGTTAAATGAAGATATGTGTTCTCCATACAATTATTTTCAATATTGGAGAAATATAGAAGACAATGATGTAATACGCTTTGCTAAGTTGTATGGCGAATTTTCTGAAGTAGAGCTATCTAAGCTTACAGAATTATTCTTCAATAATATCAATGAAGCCAAAAAGCAAATCGCTTATAAAATCACTTTACTATGCCATGGAAGGGATGAAGCAAACAAAGCACTTAATACTGCAATTCAAATATTTGAGCATAAAAAAGCTGATGATGAAAATTTGCCAACATTTACTATAAAGAATTGCAATAATTTAAAGGTTGGTATACCAATCACTGAATTATTAGTAACAATTGGGTTAGCTAAAACTAAATCTGAGGGGAAAAGATTAATTCAAGGTAATGGAATAAGAATCAACAATATAAAAGTTAATAACATAAACTTAGTTGTGCAATTGCATGATTTTATAGATCAAGTGATTACAGTTTCATTAGGCAAAAAATGCCATATTTTAGTTAAAATAGCTAAATAG
- a CDS encoding syntaphilin domain-containing protein encodes MPDLTVVEARKKIQQLKMDIARGINLIEKRRKINKERRDLN; translated from the coding sequence TTGCCAGACTTAACGGTAGTAGAAGCCAGAAAAAAGATACAACAGTTAAAAATGGATATTGCCAGAGGAATAAATTTAATTGAGAAAAGACGGAAGATAAATAAAGAAAGAAGAGACTTAAATTAG
- a CDS encoding DUF2610 domain-containing protein, protein MKKLVINCNFGGQIAPFTVMIQQPKPDQHPLHFQANWLSTERGGVIPAEVMDSITQLVELSKKYQVPIEELVVYALGSAQGNNNTATDNNDQDNNNQAKQESQATVSSDNPND, encoded by the coding sequence ATGAAAAAGCTTGTAATTAATTGTAATTTTGGCGGTCAAATAGCTCCTTTTACAGTAATGATACAACAGCCAAAACCAGATCAGCATCCTTTGCATTTTCAAGCAAATTGGTTATCCACTGAAAGAGGAGGAGTAATACCCGCTGAGGTAATGGATTCAATAACACAATTAGTAGAATTATCAAAAAAATATCAAGTACCCATAGAGGAATTGGTAGTGTATGCTTTGGGATCTGCACAGGGCAATAATAACACAGCTACTGATAACAATGATCAAGATAATAATAATCAAGCCAAGCAAGAAAGCCAAGCTACAGTTAGCAGCGACAATCCAAATGACTAG
- a CDS encoding pentapeptide repeat-containing protein: MKNILPVDICLSKHLKSNSYEFLKNSFDQNNDGFTVNHSLNLESLQKNIDLYLDNEEFKLQMEKEFGYSKKNQLKMIISQIPINEADDQDYELDSQYIKLQKALRNFLYKPEDGVALLLEYQEKYSHAQVNASFNEFLRDKLSNVQDLSELRQYPNLYSNITSIYSNVESLHNDLKSKSVVANIYHNPQMMADNKQQMLNDDFLFDERPTVDFQTHILTGTEDFHPGANECREELFNGGNFQGSTFRNIEFDFSPKDINFRDCLFDTVAFSNHSIKDLDLRGVKLQHLLFSNNGSIENVSFDVADYNVLKKLGVLRLEQSDELKEEQTHSINKYYTKEDYTRDLQDLSKRTANKLTAIRAAPATGSSIFSYFQSAVNYLQGSIPSIQTLQATIEKDLQDIKTEIEKSGKDDLDYNSLTTHYNQLQNLYHADKRIQHQEANAAKEVIIKNVICDPTYRCNQEDTAYKVTVKVNRSDLEEFLKEGQGQSCCEFISKKYSDYIQNKENSLKEKLNPDITGIKVVVVPDASKENLSGLDFSKKDMSSVNLAYCNLTSCNFSKANLDGSCLEGSNVTDTKFYKAKLNDTNLINISGSRVVFDKANGSNVRLMGAELGDVTNNGVHSNSATFKEAKLFYVDSFGADLSGCDMSRAEFEQADFSHANMIRVKAQHAKMQNANFELTVANNIDLSCANVMKSSFQEAEMINADCSKAILQSANLTAADARLAKFNESNMEDVTAVEANLTDVKANKINAQNANFESAIMNHIQMEDSNLTNINMSHAQAKEASFDQSNLTAANAEKANLTNSSFVAANMSRMNITGSDLTSSNLMSADLQDVQFSPSTILVGANMEDAKNVDDKLKQHMKDQDQTLLAGLGLNKRYPKCTIVDKDGINVRLKAQRLGYKLLTSMPKEMSLLLPNALSSYMKSCEVDVYKLANSFISAVENDKEGLPLSEQDKKVGYIDSLYGDYLAYLGANSYNMLSCTLAKFTNFASIIEQNFNKEGWKFITGNGDQSVAKDTLVKILSELCKEAKEGVLQPQKADDVLPEQKYMKARKIWDRKIPIVKHILEHKYMKLLLHAGKEFWRESSVKTRLATVGIVAGATTAAVVGAVPASIAYLSYKTVQKVMHGILNRKNNQQHSVNQQKLTEQTVNQKDVDNIDLESNKSINISKQDLNAIRASIDNIDFVDEQAVVSQPLPNKPRNKSKKQQKM, encoded by the coding sequence ATGAAAAATATATTACCGGTTGATATCTGTTTATCAAAACACTTAAAAAGCAACTCTTATGAGTTCTTAAAAAACTCATTTGATCAAAATAATGATGGATTTACTGTAAATCATAGCTTAAACCTAGAATCACTACAAAAAAATATAGATTTATATCTAGACAATGAAGAGTTTAAGCTCCAAATGGAAAAAGAGTTTGGCTATTCTAAAAAGAATCAGCTTAAAATGATTATTAGTCAAATTCCTATTAATGAGGCAGATGATCAGGATTATGAACTTGATAGTCAGTACATAAAACTACAAAAAGCATTACGTAATTTTTTATATAAACCAGAGGATGGAGTTGCATTATTATTAGAGTACCAGGAAAAATATAGTCATGCACAGGTAAATGCATCGTTTAATGAATTCCTGCGTGATAAATTAAGCAATGTACAAGACCTATCAGAATTACGGCAATACCCTAACCTTTATAGTAATATTACATCAATTTATTCGAATGTCGAATCATTACATAATGATCTTAAAAGTAAGTCTGTAGTTGCTAATATTTATCATAACCCTCAAATGATGGCCGATAATAAACAACAGATGCTTAATGATGATTTTCTTTTTGATGAACGGCCTACTGTAGATTTTCAAACTCATATTTTAACTGGCACTGAAGATTTTCATCCTGGTGCTAATGAGTGCCGAGAAGAGTTATTTAATGGTGGTAATTTTCAAGGATCAACCTTTCGTAATATTGAATTTGATTTTTCTCCTAAAGATATAAACTTTCGAGACTGCTTATTTGATACTGTAGCCTTTAGTAATCACTCGATTAAAGATTTAGATTTAAGAGGAGTAAAACTACAACATTTACTATTTAGCAATAATGGTTCAATAGAAAATGTCTCTTTTGATGTTGCAGATTATAATGTTTTAAAAAAACTTGGTGTTCTTAGGTTAGAGCAGTCTGATGAGTTAAAAGAAGAACAGACACATTCAATAAATAAATATTATACTAAAGAAGATTATACTCGTGACTTGCAAGATTTAAGTAAACGTACAGCTAATAAATTAACAGCTATTAGAGCAGCTCCAGCTACTGGTTCAAGTATATTTAGCTATTTTCAATCTGCAGTGAATTATTTGCAAGGTAGTATACCAAGCATTCAAACACTACAAGCAACTATAGAAAAAGATCTGCAGGATATCAAAACTGAAATTGAAAAATCTGGAAAGGATGATTTAGACTATAATAGTCTAACAACTCATTACAATCAGTTACAAAATTTATATCATGCAGATAAAAGGATTCAACATCAAGAAGCAAATGCTGCTAAAGAAGTTATAATAAAGAATGTTATATGTGATCCAACATACCGCTGTAATCAAGAAGATACTGCTTATAAAGTTACAGTTAAAGTTAATCGTAGTGATCTTGAAGAATTTCTTAAAGAAGGACAAGGTCAGAGCTGTTGTGAATTTATTTCTAAAAAATATTCTGATTATATTCAAAACAAAGAAAATTCTCTAAAAGAAAAACTAAATCCTGATATTACAGGTATAAAAGTTGTTGTAGTTCCTGACGCATCTAAAGAAAATCTAAGTGGATTGGATTTTAGTAAAAAGGATATGTCTTCTGTTAATTTAGCATATTGTAATTTAACATCTTGCAATTTTTCTAAGGCTAATCTAGATGGTAGCTGTTTAGAAGGATCAAATGTTACTGATACTAAATTTTATAAGGCTAAACTAAATGATACTAATTTGATAAATATATCTGGTAGCAGAGTTGTATTTGATAAGGCGAATGGATCTAATGTGAGGTTAATGGGAGCTGAATTAGGCGATGTTACCAATAATGGCGTTCATTCCAACTCAGCAACATTTAAAGAAGCTAAATTATTTTATGTTGATAGTTTTGGTGCTGACTTAAGTGGATGTGATATGAGTAGGGCTGAATTCGAACAAGCAGATTTTAGTCATGCTAACATGATAAGAGTTAAAGCGCAACATGCTAAAATGCAGAACGCTAATTTTGAACTAACAGTAGCTAATAATATTGATTTATCATGTGCTAATGTAATGAAAAGCTCATTTCAAGAAGCAGAAATGATAAATGCAGATTGTTCTAAAGCTATACTGCAAAGTGCAAATCTGACAGCAGCAGATGCTAGATTAGCTAAGTTTAATGAATCTAATATGGAAGACGTTACTGCAGTAGAAGCAAATTTAACTGACGTTAAAGCTAATAAAATTAATGCGCAAAATGCTAACTTTGAATCTGCAATCATGAACCATATTCAAATGGAGGATTCAAATTTAACTAATATAAATATGAGTCATGCTCAAGCTAAAGAAGCTAGCTTTGATCAATCTAATTTAACTGCTGCAAATGCAGAAAAAGCTAATTTGACAAACTCAAGCTTTGTAGCAGCTAATATGAGCAGGATGAATATTACAGGTAGTGATTTAACATCATCTAATTTAATGTCTGCTGATCTGCAGGATGTACAATTTTCTCCTAGCACTATTTTGGTTGGCGCTAATATGGAAGACGCTAAAAATGTTGATGATAAGTTAAAGCAACATATGAAAGATCAAGATCAGACTTTGCTTGCAGGACTTGGATTAAATAAAAGATATCCAAAATGTACTATTGTGGATAAAGATGGTATTAATGTAAGACTTAAAGCGCAGCGTCTAGGGTATAAATTATTAACTTCTATGCCAAAAGAAATGTCTCTTTTGCTACCAAATGCGTTATCTTCATATATGAAATCATGTGAAGTAGATGTATATAAGCTTGCAAATAGTTTTATTTCAGCGGTTGAAAATGATAAAGAAGGACTGCCACTTTCAGAACAAGATAAAAAAGTTGGTTATATTGATAGTTTATATGGAGACTATTTAGCATATTTGGGGGCTAATTCATATAATATGCTTAGTTGTACCTTAGCAAAATTTACTAATTTTGCCAGCATTATTGAACAAAACTTTAATAAAGAGGGGTGGAAATTTATTACAGGTAATGGTGATCAATCAGTAGCAAAGGATACGCTTGTTAAGATATTATCTGAATTGTGCAAGGAAGCTAAAGAAGGAGTTCTGCAACCACAGAAAGCAGATGATGTTTTGCCTGAGCAAAAATACATGAAAGCACGCAAAATATGGGATAGAAAAATACCTATAGTTAAGCATATACTTGAGCACAAATACATGAAATTACTTCTGCATGCTGGAAAAGAATTTTGGCGAGAAAGCAGTGTAAAAACTAGACTTGCAACTGTAGGTATAGTTGCTGGTGCTACGACAGCTGCAGTAGTAGGGGCAGTGCCGGCGTCAATAGCTTATCTTTCATATAAAACTGTGCAAAAAGTTATGCATGGAATCCTCAATAGAAAAAATAACCAACAGCATTCAGTTAATCAGCAAAAACTAACAGAACAAACAGTTAATCAAAAAGATGTAGATAATATAGATTTGGAAAGCAATAAGAGCATAAACATAAGTAAACAAGATCTTAATGCTATAAGAGCCAGCATTGATAACATAGATTTCGTTGATGAACAAGCTGTTGTATCACAGCCACTTCCAAATAAGCCTAGAAATAAGTCAAAAAAGCAACAAAAAATGTAA
- a CDS encoding autotransporter domain-containing protein yields MIKINKKVALIKVSLIFSALFFIGNAQSIFNVNAQSNSTKQDQLNNKINQIDARKFELVQQQRNLERDREKIYNRIDLEKIKSHSDILDKFLLHPSNQVTVYLNEEDPHDRKKNTRTRSRMLYKHIQDTKKLIDKMRPSIVDIVSSYTNNGPDAPDPARLITMTDQEAKFNDNDRVARFDDRIHGVNNPGKKWRAVTTEINELSQELDKVFQFHQALVDVQNQIKALSLPSLNDLATEVKKLHLGIGEQLEDIDESIKACEQGSNSMLKLGQYEQLLDDLSTTSKNILQILQKHVQAGNAPATKNELDQMYKQMQDIKTLMPKFTQDLEMLSKQLHDILGLIAKLDPRADELDTTKHQDPGLSERIRKIVNDIINDFPPVLQQYKNNLENDLKIINDKIANIDQLVSSLNQKLDTLQQEQLLSDQIVPTKAITSFEKQQPLHQAAQHNAMLANAISFTADTAVSATTSILSKIATVQNQSPKIISSGSNIYNSNGWNIDGNVFCGKTKKTEHKEIQGYSTDISGAFITVNKYLNKKVVIGVTGLYSNLDITYGQNVILNETNCKVYSLSLNGRYYPRQDVFMQSIVGLIKYDGTTRYHATVQPSSNIDGQGWYGDFMLAGNVYPLKHNSKLTFSPIVGIVYTNSSHAFETTIRDIDYNILTGRAGITIKYVIDNINNNMSIVPEFHAFIHRLLCVKSNKPEYVSSFAEQIPQSLGQLGVGVTVWHGKVGIGISYSAYLANEYISHIGSANIKASF; encoded by the coding sequence ATGATAAAAATTAATAAAAAAGTAGCTTTAATTAAAGTATCGTTAATTTTTTCTGCGTTATTTTTTATTGGCAATGCTCAAAGTATATTCAACGTAAATGCGCAGTCCAACAGTACAAAGCAAGATCAGTTAAATAATAAAATAAATCAGATAGATGCAAGAAAATTTGAACTAGTTCAACAACAACGAAATCTAGAGCGAGACAGAGAGAAGATATATAATCGTATAGATTTAGAGAAGATAAAGTCACATTCAGACATATTGGATAAATTTCTATTACATCCGTCTAATCAAGTAACAGTTTACTTGAATGAAGAAGATCCGCATGATAGAAAAAAAAACACTAGAACACGTAGTAGAATGCTTTATAAGCACATACAGGATACTAAGAAATTGATTGACAAGATGCGTCCATCAATAGTCGATATAGTATCAAGTTATACGAATAATGGCCCAGATGCTCCAGACCCAGCTAGACTTATTACAATGACAGATCAGGAAGCAAAATTTAACGATAACGATAGGGTTGCGCGTTTTGATGACAGGATACATGGAGTAAATAATCCAGGTAAAAAATGGCGCGCAGTTACAACTGAAATAAATGAGTTAAGTCAAGAATTGGATAAAGTATTTCAATTTCATCAAGCTCTAGTGGATGTGCAGAATCAAATTAAGGCTTTGTCTTTACCGTCACTAAATGATTTAGCAACAGAAGTAAAGAAGTTGCATTTAGGTATTGGTGAGCAACTAGAGGATATTGACGAAAGTATAAAAGCGTGTGAACAAGGAAGTAATTCCATGTTAAAGTTGGGCCAGTATGAGCAATTGCTTGATGATCTATCTACCACATCTAAAAATATACTACAGATATTGCAAAAGCACGTGCAAGCAGGTAATGCTCCAGCTACAAAGAATGAACTAGATCAAATGTATAAGCAAATGCAAGACATAAAAACACTTATGCCAAAATTTACACAAGATCTAGAAATGTTATCTAAACAATTACATGATATATTAGGCTTGATAGCTAAGCTTGATCCTAGAGCTGATGAGCTTGATACTACTAAACATCAAGATCCAGGTTTATCAGAAAGAATCAGAAAAATCGTTAATGATATCATTAATGATTTTCCACCAGTGTTACAACAATATAAAAATAATTTAGAAAACGATTTAAAAATTATAAATGATAAAATAGCTAATATTGATCAGTTGGTTAGTTCTCTCAACCAAAAACTAGATACACTTCAGCAAGAGCAACTACTTAGTGATCAAATCGTTCCTACCAAAGCAATTACCAGCTTTGAAAAGCAACAGCCGCTACATCAGGCCGCTCAACATAATGCAATGCTAGCTAATGCTATTAGTTTTACTGCTGATACTGCAGTGAGTGCTACAACATCAATTTTATCTAAAATAGCAACAGTACAAAATCAATCTCCAAAGATTATAAGTTCTGGATCAAATATTTATAACAGCAATGGGTGGAATATTGATGGTAATGTATTCTGTGGTAAAACTAAGAAAACAGAACACAAGGAAATTCAAGGATACAGCACAGACATTAGCGGAGCATTTATTACAGTAAATAAATATTTAAATAAGAAGGTTGTTATTGGTGTTACTGGATTATATTCAAATCTGGATATTACATATGGTCAAAATGTAATATTAAATGAAACAAACTGTAAAGTATACTCATTATCTTTAAATGGTAGATATTATCCTCGACAAGATGTATTTATGCAAAGTATCGTTGGGTTGATTAAATATGATGGTACAACTAGATATCATGCTACTGTTCAGCCATCTAGTAATATTGATGGCCAAGGATGGTATGGTGATTTTATGTTAGCTGGTAATGTATATCCATTAAAACATAATTCAAAACTAACTTTTTCACCAATAGTTGGTATTGTATATACTAATTCTAGTCATGCATTTGAAACTACTATAAGAGATATAGATTATAACATATTAACAGGTAGAGCAGGAATTACGATAAAATATGTTATTGATAATATTAATAACAATATGTCGATAGTACCTGAATTTCATGCCTTCATTCATCGCTTGTTATGTGTTAAGAGTAACAAACCGGAATATGTTAGCTCCTTTGCTGAACAAATACCTCAGTCACTCGGCCAATTAGGTGTAGGAGTAACTGTATGGCATGGCAAAGTAGGTATAGGAATATCATATAGTGCTTACTTAGCTAACGAATATATTTCTCATATTGGGTCTGCAAATATAAAAGCTAGTTTCTAG
- a CDS encoding tyrosine-type recombinase/integrase: MQCAWDKIRKKSGIPNVTIHDLRRTFATWSINNREELQIIAEMLWHSRISTTAKIYTKISVDKVKAATNKVVNNILTSDNANTELDKIIPEILASLGRQEERQIINSLSEK, translated from the coding sequence ATACAATGTGCATGGGATAAAATTCGCAAAAAATCTGGAATACCGAATGTAACAATACATGATCTTAGAAGAACGTTTGCAACTTGGTCGATAAATAATAGAGAAGAACTACAGATAATAGCTGAAATGTTATGGCATAGTCGTATTTCAACAACAGCTAAAATTTATACTAAAATTAGTGTAGATAAGGTAAAAGCAGCTACAAATAAAGTTGTAAACAATATATTAACAAGTGATAATGCTAATACTGAACTAGACAAGATAATACCTGAAATCTTAGCATCATTAGGTCGCCAAGAAGAAAGACAGATAATAAACAGCTTATCTGAGAAATAA
- a CDS encoding tyrosine-type recombinase/integrase produces MHVKYTEYSSLYHKSWKRTAERIKIYAAFLYNKKISKITKEDIQKIFDEITARKHYVTANNILMNLNPIFNKAIEWGLIDKNPVHGIKRYKQESRFRYVTNEEMERVMKVLAEKENSQLTEKQKQSKISEKLFLFTALFTASRSGNTLGMRWDEISLSEKILCIPKTKSKNGKTLYIGLADKLADKLIEVL; encoded by the coding sequence GTGCATGTAAAATATACTGAATATAGTAGTCTTTATCATAAAAGTTGGAAGAGAACCGCTGAAAGAATAAAGATATATGCAGCATTTTTATACAATAAAAAGATATCAAAGATTACCAAAGAAGATATTCAAAAAATTTTTGATGAAATAACAGCAAGAAAGCACTATGTGACAGCAAACAATATTCTTATGAACTTAAATCCTATATTCAATAAGGCTATAGAGTGGGGATTAATAGATAAAAATCCTGTTCATGGAATAAAAAGGTACAAGCAAGAATCAAGATTTAGATATGTAACAAATGAAGAAATGGAAAGAGTAATGAAAGTGCTGGCAGAGAAAGAAAATAGTCAATTAACAGAAAAGCAAAAACAATCAAAGATATCAGAAAAACTGTTTTTATTTACAGCTTTATTCACAGCATCTCGTAGTGGCAATACATTAGGAATGAGATGGGATGAGATAAGCCTTAGCGAAAAAATATTGTGTATACCAAAAACTAAGAGTAAAAATGGTAAAACTCTATATATAGGGTTAGCAGATAAATTAGCAGATAAATTAATAGAAGTATTGTAA
- a CDS encoding Trm112 family protein — MKISTSLLNILVCPVTKSKLVYDEKSSTLISKEARLAYPIKNGIPVLLPDQATKI; from the coding sequence ATGAAAATTTCTACTAGCCTTCTCAACATTTTAGTATGTCCAGTTACTAAAAGTAAGTTAGTTTATGACGAAAAAAGTAGCACTTTAATAAGCAAGGAAGCTAGATTAGCTTATCCAATTAAAAATGGAATACCTGTATTATTACCAGATCAAGCTACAAAAATTTAA
- the rpmE gene encoding 50S ribosomal protein L31, with protein MKKNIHPPYKRLLVKISGDTFEVMSTYPGDEVLMDVDYRTHPAWTGKGRNVFDTSNKDINEFNNRFPGLFTTKK; from the coding sequence ATGAAAAAGAATATTCATCCTCCTTATAAACGGCTATTGGTTAAAATTAGTGGTGATACTTTTGAAGTTATGTCTACATATCCTGGTGATGAGGTTTTAATGGATGTAGATTATAGAACACATCCTGCATGGACTGGAAAAGGAAGAAACGTATTTGATACATCAAATAAGGATATTAATGAATTTAATAACCGGTTTCCAGGGTTATTCACTACTAAAAAATAG
- the rpmB gene encoding 50S ribosomal protein L28, protein MSRVCELTGVSVQSGHNVSHSQRKTKRKFLPNLQNVSLFSDSLKKAFKFKVAARAMRTLDKVGGLDCYLLSASDKTLSKSAIEVKKIIKNNESKS, encoded by the coding sequence ATGTCAAGAGTTTGTGAATTAACAGGTGTAAGTGTTCAATCAGGACATAATGTATCTCATTCTCAAAGAAAAACTAAGCGTAAATTTTTACCTAATTTACAAAATGTATCTTTGTTTAGTGATAGCCTTAAAAAGGCTTTTAAATTTAAAGTTGCAGCAAGAGCAATGAGAACGCTAGATAAAGTTGGGGGATTAGATTGTTATCTTTTATCTGCTAGTGATAAAACTTTATCTAAGTCTGCTATAGAAGTAAAGAAGATCATTAAAAACAATGAAAGTAAAAGTTAA